Proteins encoded by one window of Pseudonocardia alni:
- a CDS encoding LolA family protein has protein sequence MTSASRLRRGGIAVALAAALAVALTVSLSAGLLTTRASAAPELPPVTPEQLVASVVAAEPVALAGTVAVDNRLGLPAVPGLPSDGLTDGTSTARVWSDGTGDGRLAVPSDDGERTYVRDGATTWAYDSTDRTATRFPSRGHAPDADAAKDPAAVARAVVARLSATSVLRVDGTTEVAGRPAYTLVLAPEAGERTVLREVRAAVDAQTRTPLELTVLGAGTDPVLRVGFDDVTFGPQDPALFTFTPPPGATVRDGTAGTLEQPGPGGPGGTPARAAAPTVVGEGWDTVVVGRVPQRSGDQQGPDLSALGTPVSGPWGAGREITTNAGSAILAGDGRVAAGAVGPDVLGEALAR, from the coding sequence GTTGCGACGCGGCGGGATCGCCGTGGCCCTCGCAGCCGCCCTCGCCGTCGCCCTCACCGTGTCGCTGTCGGCGGGCCTGCTCACCACGCGGGCCTCCGCCGCCCCCGAGCTGCCGCCCGTCACCCCGGAGCAGCTCGTCGCCTCGGTCGTCGCCGCGGAGCCGGTCGCGCTGGCCGGCACCGTCGCCGTCGACAACCGGCTGGGGCTTCCCGCCGTGCCGGGACTGCCCTCCGACGGGCTGACCGACGGCACCTCCACCGCGCGGGTCTGGTCCGACGGGACGGGCGACGGCCGCCTCGCCGTCCCGAGCGACGACGGCGAGCGCACCTACGTCCGCGACGGCGCCACGACCTGGGCCTACGACTCCACCGACCGCACCGCGACCCGGTTCCCGAGCCGGGGACACGCCCCGGACGCCGACGCCGCGAAGGACCCGGCCGCGGTCGCCCGGGCCGTCGTCGCGCGGCTGAGCGCCACCAGCGTGCTGCGGGTCGACGGCACCACCGAGGTCGCCGGCCGCCCCGCCTACACCCTGGTCCTGGCGCCGGAGGCCGGTGAGCGCACCGTGCTGCGCGAGGTCCGCGCCGCCGTCGACGCGCAGACCCGGACCCCGCTGGAGCTGACCGTCCTCGGCGCCGGGACCGACCCGGTGCTGCGGGTCGGGTTCGACGACGTCACGTTCGGCCCGCAGGACCCGGCCCTGTTCACCTTCACCCCGCCGCCCGGCGCCACCGTCCGCGACGGCACCGCCGGGACGCTGGAGCAGCCCGGCCCCGGGGGCCCCGGCGGCACGCCCGCACGGGCCGCCGCGCCGACCGTCGTCGGCGAGGGCTGGGACACCGTGGTCGTCGGCCGCGTCCCGCAGCGCTCCGGCGACCAGCAGGGCCCGGACCTGTCCGCGCTCGGCACCCCGGTGTCCGGACCGTGGGGCGCCGGCCGCGAGATCACCACGAACGCGGGCTCGGCGATCCTGGCCGGCGACGGCCGCGTCGCCGCCGGTGCCGTCGGCCCGGACGTCCTCGGCGAGGCCCTGGCCCGGTGA